A genomic region of Megalobrama amblycephala isolate DHTTF-2021 linkage group LG6, ASM1881202v1, whole genome shotgun sequence contains the following coding sequences:
- the LOC125269785 gene encoding tripartite motif-containing protein 16-like protein, whose protein sequence is MAEASFSQEQFSCPVCLDLLNDPVAIPCGHSFCKSCITCCWDQEDQKEAYSCPECRQTFTSRPALNKNTLLAEVVEQLKKTKLQAAVPAGPAGHRDVESDICTGRKHKKEKKTSGKKHLMILKERQSKFQQRIQQREKYLEELRKAVESHKRSADTAVEDSERILIELLHSIENIFSKVTQRIRDQEKSAVSRAEGFMDRLEQEIDDLRRRDAELEQLSHKHNFHKRFQSLSKPHESTDVPSITISSLLSFNDVGKSVFQLKEKLEDFCREEIDKISGRVTYTEIIPPNEPKIREDFLQYSSQFTLNPNTANKHLHLSEGNRVVTFTASVQQYPDHPDRFHFYPQVLCRESVCGRCYWELEWSGSGFVCISVSYMYINRKTQNDECVFGYNDQSWSLICSTSRCSFIHNGSNTELPVPFSGCRIGVYVDHCAGSLSFYSVSDTMTLIHRVQTTFTQPLYPGFGVINGSAVKLCDLTL, encoded by the exons ATGGCAGAAGCCAGTTTTTCTCAGGAGCAGTTCAGCTGTCCAGTGTGTCTAGATCTACTGAACGATCCAGTGGccattccctgtggacacagtttCTGTAAGAGCTGTATTACATgctgctgggatcaggaggatCAGAAGGAAGCTTACAGCTGCCCTGAATGCAGACAGACCTTCACTTCAAGACctgctttaaataaaaacaccCTGCTGGCTGAAGTGGTGGAGCAACTGAAGAAGACTAAACTCCAAGCTGCTGTTCCTGCTGGACCTGCTGGACATAGAGATGTGGAGTCTGACAtctgtactggaagaaaacacaagaaagaaaagaaaacatcagGAAAAAAACATCTG ATGATTTTAAAAGAGCGACAGAGTAAGTTCCAGCAGAGaatccagcagagagagaaatatCTTGAGGAGTTGAGAAAGGCTGtggagtctcataag CGCTCTGCAGAtacagcagtggaggacagtgagaggatcttaATTGAGCTGTTACACTCCATTGAGAATATCTTCTCTAAGGTGACACagcggatcagagatcaggaaaagtctgcagtgagtcgagctgaaggaTTCATGGATCGACTAGAGCAGGAGATTgatgatctgaggaggagagacgctgagctggagcagctttcacacaaACATAATTTCCATAAG AGATTCCAGTCTCTCTCTAAACCTCATGAATCTACAGATGTACCCAGCATCACTATCAGCTCTCTCCTCTCTTTTAATGATGTGGGAAAGTCTGTCTTTCAACTGAAAGAAAAACTGGAGGATTTCTGTAGAGAGGAGATAGACAAGATATCTGGCAGAG TAACATACACTGAAATTATTCCCCCCAATGAACCCAAGATCAGGGAGgacttcctacaat attccagTCAGTTCACTCTAAATCCAAACACAGCGAATAAACACCTCCATCTGTCTGAGGGGAATAGAGTGGTTACTTTCACTGCCAGTGTCCAGcagtatcctgatcatccagacagatttcaTTTTTATCCTCAGGTGTTGTgcagagagagtgtgtgtggacgctgttactgggagctTGAGTGGAGTGGGAGTGGATTTGTGTGTATATCAGTGTCTTACATGTACATCAACAGGAAGACACAGAAcgatgagtgtgtgtttggatataatgatcagtcctggagtttgatctGCTCTACCTCCAGATGCTCATTCATTCACAATGGCAGTAATACTGAACTCCCTGTACCCTTCAGCGGCtgtagaataggagtgtatgtggatcactgTGCAGGAagtctgtccttctacagcgtctctgacacaATGACTCTCATCCAcagagtccagaccacattcactcagccTCTCTATCCTGGGTTTGGAGTCATAAATGGGTCAGCAGTAAAACTGTGTGATCTAACACTATAG